The window CGCGATGCCGGCCAATGGCAGCGGGATTGCCGATTTCCGCAGCGGCGCGCTGTTGCTGGCGGTGCTGGCCCTGCCCGCCTTTCTGGCGACGGTGATCGGCGTGCGGGAACGGATCAGCACCGCCGCAGCACCAGAAAGCCGGTCGTTGATGGCGACCATGGCCGCCCTGCCCGTCATGCTGCGGGGATCGGCCGTGCTGCGCCGGCTGCTTGCCACCATCCTGGTCGCGGGATGCGCCGTGACGGTGGTCAACAAGACGCTGCTGTTGCTATTCGAGGAACAGGGATCGCTGCGTGCGGGCTATCTTGCCACGTTCCTGCCCGGCCTGACGCTATTGCTTGCAACGCCGCTATGGGCCGCCGCGGCAAGGCGGCGGGGACGTGTCGCCGTGCTGGTTATTGCGGGCGTGCTGAATGTTGCGGCTGTCCTGGCGCTGATCCTGCCGTTTGGCCTGCCCTTTCACCTTGGGGCGATCACGCTGGCGATCACGGCAGGGAACGGCATGTCGGTCATGTTCTGGGCGCTGGTCCCGGTGGTGGTCGAACGATCGGGCGATCAGGGAACGGGCTTTGCCGCGCGCACCTATGCGCTGTGCTCCATCGCCCGGAAACTGGCGCAGGCGATTGCACCGCAGCTGATCGCGCTCAGCCTTACCGGAACGCGCTCCGTCATTCCGGCAATCATCGTGAGTGCGATCGTTGCGCTGATCGTCATCGTCGTCTTTCGCCCGTCCGGATCGACGCCATCGCTGCGCGAGGCCGCTCGTTGATCGTTTGCACGACAAAAGGTGCAGCAGCGGGAACGCAGGCAACAGGAACTTGTCAGCGTTGTCAGGCTGAGGCATGGAA of the Sphingomonas sp. BGYR3 genome contains:
- a CDS encoding MFS transporter, with protein sequence MITRRERIAYAAGDLGFNFVWQSMELFLLFFYLRGLGLSAGAASLIFLIGSVIDWVADPTVGAVADRMSRTRPMRIWVGIGGPLSGLLLALAFMPLPLDGWPLFAAVLAIHVALRFCYSLGNIPYAALTARISDRPLDHLALTGARMQGAAIGGMIAAGVYFAMPANGSGIADFRSGALLLAVLALPAFLATVIGVRERISTAAAPESRSLMATMAALPVMLRGSAVLRRLLATILVAGCAVTVVNKTLLLLFEEQGSLRAGYLATFLPGLTLLLATPLWAAAARRRGRVAVLVIAGVLNVAAVLALILPFGLPFHLGAITLAITAGNGMSVMFWALVPVVVERSGDQGTGFAARTYALCSIARKLAQAIAPQLIALSLTGTRSVIPAIIVSAIVALIVIVVFRPSGSTPSLREAAR